In Alphaproteobacteria bacterium, the following are encoded in one genomic region:
- a CDS encoding IS630 family transposase, translating into VFNSYDDIVDHCCDAWNKLIDQPWKIMSIGHRQWAHRS; encoded by the coding sequence CGTCTTCAACTCATACGACGACATCGTCGACCACTGCTGTGACGCCTGGAACAAGCTCATCGATCAGCCCTGGAAAATCATGTCGATCGGACACAGGCAATGGGCACATAGGTCATGA